Below is a window of Culturomica massiliensis DNA.
AGATCCGGTTGGGTGTATCTCAATTTGATGCCGGAGGCGTACATCAGCATGTACATAATCAGGTACAGACCGATTGTCAGGGCGCTTAACAGGAAGAAGGCGACACTGACATTACTCATTACAATATAAAGTGAAGAAAGTACGGTGACAAGGCATCCCTGGATAAGCAGAATGTGAATTTGTACACCGTTTTTGTTCGTTTTTTTCAGAAATTCAGGTAACTCACCGTCGTGTGCTGTCCAAAGGAGACCGCGACTGGGTCCTGAAATCCAGGACATGACGCCGGCCAGAGCTCCGAATGCAATGAGCAGGCTTATGATGTTGGTGAGCCAACCTATGTGGTAGTGATCGAACAATTGTGTAAAAGTGACCAATAGACCGTCCTGTAAATTAATCTGGTCGTAGGGAGTTACGATGGCTACGGCTAATGCTCCGAGCGTAAAAAGTCCGAAAGATATGAGGGCTGCCAGGAACATGGCTGCCGGGAATTGTTTTTGCGGATTTTTCAATTCGGGGGCGTGTACGGCATGTACTTCGACTCCTGCAAATAAGAGCAGGATACCGGCCAGAAATGCAATATCGCTCATTCCTGTCATGTGTGGAAAGAAGCGGGGATGTGCATGATTACCGGCAGTATTTACGATCTGGTTGACAGAGTCCGGTATATGTTCGAAAGCTATCGGGTTCTTTCCGGCCAGCCAGATAATCGCCATAACGATGATAACGATTCCCGGCAAGACCGTTCCCAGTAAAAATCCCTGACTGGTAATCCGGGAAATAACGGAAGTACCTTTTAAGGTTATCCAGGTAGCGAACCAATACATGACAATGGCAAATACCCCTACAAATACACCGTTTTGTGCCAGTTCCGGTTTCCCGATCATATAGGCAACGGCGGCAGCGGCAAATCCGAGTACTG
It encodes the following:
- a CDS encoding amino acid permease, which gives rise to MKKIKNISTTQLALMTAAAIISLRGLPMMAQEELTMFFYIFFATFLFLIPAALVGAELGSAFADRGGGVYTWVKEAFNRPMGFTAIFLQWIQNVVWYPTVLGFAAAAVAYMIGKPELAQNGVFVGVFAIVMYWFATWITLKGTSVISRITSQGFLLGTVLPGIVIIVMAIIWLAGKNPIAFEHIPDSVNQIVNTAGNHAHPRFFPHMTGMSDIAFLAGILLLFAGVEVHAVHAPELKNPQKQFPAAMFLAALISFGLFTLGALAVAIVTPYDQINLQDGLLVTFTQLFDHYHIGWLTNIISLLIAFGALAGVMSWISGPSRGLLWTAHDGELPEFLKKTNKNGVQIHILLIQGCLVTVLSSLYIVMSNVSVAFFLLSALTIGLYLIMYMLMYASGIKLRYTQPDLQRSYRVPGGNTGMWIIAGIGFLAVLFSFIVTFFPPSQLPVGSPAFYTGLVITGTVIFVGIPIIISLTMEKKRKKQALHGQHT